A genomic segment from Nodularia sphaerocarpa UHCC 0038 encodes:
- a CDS encoding permease, whose protein sequence is MNQLNNGFTIFLSLLVEAMPFLLFGVLFSSVLLIFIDERQLVTRMPRNPVLGALAGSLIGFMFPVCECGNVPVARRLLMQGVPTPVAIGFLLAAPTINPIVIWATWVAFRDQPEIVVLRVVFSLLIAVIIGIVFSFQKDVTALVQPAIARYLKFNPPAQPETKRRGRGDAAQPETKVPSVLKSGTYILGGKPGLTQRLDPNLLQATTPDASPSKSVADKLRLVLDNVMQELRELGGVMILGSAIAASVQVFAPRELILSLGAGHITSIVVMLILAAVVSVCSTVDSFFALSFASAFSSGSLLAFLVFGPMVDIKSVGLMLTVFNGKTIFYLFALAAQLTFLFTLFLNLYVL, encoded by the coding sequence ATGAATCAACTGAACAATGGTTTCACTATATTTCTGAGTTTGCTAGTCGAGGCGATGCCGTTTTTGCTATTTGGGGTTTTATTCTCCAGTGTGCTGCTGATTTTTATCGATGAGCGGCAATTAGTCACCAGAATGCCCAGAAATCCGGTATTGGGTGCTTTAGCAGGTAGTCTCATCGGCTTTATGTTTCCGGTGTGTGAGTGCGGTAATGTCCCGGTAGCAAGGCGGTTGCTGATGCAGGGAGTACCCACACCCGTGGCTATTGGTTTTTTGCTAGCAGCACCAACGATTAACCCCATTGTCATTTGGGCAACTTGGGTAGCCTTTCGAGATCAGCCAGAAATAGTAGTTTTACGAGTAGTATTTTCTCTGCTAATTGCCGTAATTATTGGCATTGTTTTCAGTTTTCAGAAAGATGTAACTGCTCTTGTACAACCTGCGATCGCCCGTTATCTCAAATTTAACCCACCAGCCCAGCCAGAAACTAAACGCCGTGGTCGAGGTGACGCTGCACAACCAGAAACAAAAGTACCCAGTGTATTGAAATCGGGGACTTATATTTTAGGAGGAAAACCCGGATTAACTCAACGCTTAGATCCGAACTTATTACAGGCTACAACCCCAGATGCTAGCCCCAGTAAATCAGTTGCAGATAAACTACGCCTGGTTTTGGATAATGTCATGCAGGAATTGCGGGAACTAGGCGGCGTAATGATTTTAGGTAGTGCGATCGCAGCTTCTGTGCAAGTATTTGCTCCCCGTGAATTAATCCTCAGTTTGGGTGCGGGACATATTACTTCCATTGTCGTCATGCTGATCTTAGCCGCAGTTGTATCAGTCTGTTCCACCGTGGACTCATTTTTTGCTCTGTCATTTGCCTCGGCTTTTAGTAGTGGTTCCCTGTTAGCATTTTTAGTATTTGGACCGATGGTTGACATCAAAAGTGTGGGATTGATGTTAACAGTCTTTAATGGCAAGACTATATTTTACTTATTTGCTTTAGCAGCACAGTTGACATTTTTGTTCACACTTTTCCTCAACTTGTATGTGCTTTGA
- a CDS encoding TIGR03943 family putative permease subunit — protein MARKTKIPLKNILFPWLDALAVTTWGILMLQYWISGKLYLLIHPNFFGLVIGCGIAFLIIGSLKMRELWQQRRRVNTSNLQHINLFPPGWGSALLLTVAILGLMITPRVFASDTAMQLGVTDLLSTARTQPQSFRPSTRPEERSLVDWARTLNVYPEPDSYIGQDAKVQGFVIHPPDIGEEYIFLARFVLTCCAADAYPVGLPVKLPENQKRYPPDTWLEVEGKMITETLAGKRNLTIAATSIKEIPQPRNPYSY, from the coding sequence ATGGCTAGAAAAACCAAAATTCCCCTGAAAAATATCTTATTCCCGTGGCTGGATGCCTTAGCCGTGACAACTTGGGGCATTTTGATGCTGCAATACTGGATATCAGGCAAATTATATTTGTTGATTCATCCCAATTTCTTTGGCTTAGTCATCGGATGTGGTATCGCCTTTCTGATAATTGGTTCGTTGAAAATGCGAGAACTTTGGCAGCAACGTCGCCGGGTGAATACATCTAACCTTCAGCATATTAATTTATTTCCCCCTGGCTGGGGTAGTGCCTTGTTATTGACTGTGGCGATTTTGGGTTTAATGATTACACCCCGCGTTTTTGCTAGTGACACTGCTATGCAGCTGGGTGTGACTGATTTACTATCCACCGCACGCACTCAACCCCAATCTTTTCGTCCTTCGACTCGCCCAGAAGAGCGCTCTCTGGTGGATTGGGCGCGCACACTTAACGTCTACCCAGAACCAGACTCTTATATAGGACAAGATGCTAAAGTTCAGGGATTTGTCATTCACCCACCAGACATCGGAGAAGAGTATATTTTCTTAGCGCGATTTGTGCTGACTTGTTGTGCAGCAGATGCTTATCCTGTAGGATTGCCAGTTAAACTACCAGAAAATCAAAAGCGCTATCCTCCTGACACTTGGCTGGAAGTAGAAGGAAAAATGATCACAGAAACTCTCGCAGGTAAACGCAACTTGACGATAGCGGCTACCTCCATTAAAGAAATTCCCCAACCCCGAAATCCTTATAGTTATTAA
- a CDS encoding Ig-like domain-containing protein, which produces MATSKILIEPIDRVAIAMMLLLTLLIGFMILKGDVVAAHVREFTWENQQIGAEDISFTLNFSRPMDIKSVEENLKIEPPLAGKISWAGRRMVYTLLTPAPYGTNYQVRLQDARDRFAEQEGKNRVIQPFTGNFSSRDRVIMYIGADAENQGQLVLYNLTKEQKNIVTPKDLIVMDFKPFPDGEKILFSARTSNNQDLLSAQLYTVTTGISTQPETPAEPAGRVDLVLDNQQYQNLKFDLSPDGKTIVVQRGNRKDPSDFGLWFMPTSKTREKPTPQRLESQPGGDFMITPDSKAVAVAQGQGAAILPLQADASKPLDFLPQFGLVQSFSKDGSQAAMVKFNTDYTRDLFLVTNQGIQKPLLKTTGSILNCQFDPASPTLYCLLTQLISNEEFVEQPYLVAIDLKTGEQKPLLLLPIEQRNVQMSLAPDGLGLLFDQVMPQIDPVPLSANVLKTEDGEAIATSSLWLMPLLPIDDAAKTTIKPEKLPLVGFHPRWLP; this is translated from the coding sequence ATGGCTACATCCAAAATATTAATCGAACCAATAGATCGCGTGGCGATCGCAATGATGCTGCTACTAACTCTGTTAATTGGATTCATGATATTGAAAGGTGATGTGGTGGCGGCTCATGTCCGGGAATTTACCTGGGAAAATCAACAAATCGGCGCAGAAGATATTTCCTTCACCCTCAACTTTAGTCGCCCAATGGACATTAAAAGCGTAGAGGAGAACTTGAAAATTGAGCCGCCTCTAGCAGGTAAAATCAGTTGGGCTGGGCGACGGATGGTTTATACACTGCTCACACCAGCACCCTATGGAACCAATTATCAAGTGCGGTTACAAGACGCGAGAGATCGGTTTGCGGAACAAGAAGGGAAAAATCGAGTTATACAGCCGTTTACAGGTAACTTTAGCTCCCGCGATCGCGTCATTATGTACATAGGAGCCGATGCCGAAAATCAAGGTCAGTTAGTTCTCTACAACTTAACCAAAGAGCAAAAAAATATAGTTACCCCCAAAGACCTGATTGTAATGGACTTTAAGCCATTTCCAGATGGGGAAAAGATTTTATTTTCGGCTCGCACTTCCAATAACCAAGATTTGCTCTCAGCGCAGCTATACACAGTCACTACAGGTATTTCCACACAACCTGAAACCCCAGCAGAACCAGCAGGGAGAGTTGACCTGGTTTTAGATAATCAGCAATATCAAAACTTGAAATTTGACTTATCCCCTGATGGGAAAACAATTGTTGTGCAGCGAGGAAACAGAAAAGATCCCAGCGATTTTGGGTTATGGTTTATGCCCACTAGCAAGACCAGAGAAAAACCCACCCCTCAACGCCTAGAAAGCCAGCCAGGGGGAGACTTTATGATCACTCCCGATAGTAAAGCCGTAGCAGTTGCCCAAGGTCAAGGAGCGGCTATTCTACCACTACAAGCTGATGCTAGCAAACCTCTCGATTTTCTCCCCCAATTTGGTTTAGTGCAGTCTTTCTCCAAAGACGGTTCCCAAGCAGCAATGGTAAAGTTTAATACTGATTACACAAGGGATTTGTTTTTGGTCACCAACCAAGGCATTCAGAAACCTTTGTTAAAAACCACAGGCTCTATTCTCAACTGTCAATTTGATCCGGCTTCACCTACTCTCTACTGCTTGCTGACACAGCTGATATCCAATGAAGAATTTGTAGAACAGCCTTATTTAGTGGCAATTGACCTGAAAACCGGAGAACAAAAACCACTGTTGTTACTACCAATTGAACAGAGGAATGTGCAAATGAGTTTAGCACCGGATGGTCTGGGCTTGCTCTTTGATCAAGTGATGCCACAAATAGATCCCGTACCATTATCTGCAAACGTACTCAAGACCGAAGATGGAGAGGCGATCGCTACTAGTAGCCTGTGGTTAATGCCTTTGTTACCCATTGATGATGCTGCTAAAACCACAATCAAACCAGAAAAACTACCTTTAGTGGGATTTCATCCCCGTTGGTTGCCCTGA